A single window of Malus sylvestris chromosome 5, drMalSylv7.2, whole genome shotgun sequence DNA harbors:
- the LOC126622849 gene encoding uncharacterized protein LOC126622849, with translation MLFFMTTLNLAHVVKEEAHVAIKLSANKDMLSVIYAWTHFEFLCKNYISNGLDDCLYDVYSSCKIAKDFWDSLTKKYITEDAGSKKFLIGKFLKFNIVDSKPVIGQVEELQRLIHDLHAEGCLINELFQVGAIIEKLPSSWNDFKIYMKHKRREMSLEYLILTLRVEEDHRKGDKVDAYSMEAKANFIEVSNPRPKHFQKKQGEEC, from the coding sequence ATGTTGTTCTTCATGACCACTTTGAACCTAGCCCATGTTGTGAAGGAGGAGGCTCATGTGGCAATTAAACTGTCAGCGAATAAGGACATGTTGTCTGTAATATATGCTTGGACTCACTTTGAGTTTCTTTGCAAAAACTACATTTCGAATGGGCTGGACGATTGTCTGTATGATGTATATTCATCATGCAAGATTGCCAAGGACTTTTGGGATTCACTGACCAAGAAATATATCACTGAAGATGCTGGATCAAAGAAGTTTCTCATTGGTAAATTTCTGAAATTCAACATAGTGGATTCCAAACCTGTCATAGGCCAAGTTGAAGAACTCCAACGCTTAATCCATGATTTACATGCTGAAGGATGCTTGATTAATGAACTCTTCCAAGTTGGGGCAATCATTGAAAAACTACCTTCATCTTGGAATGACTTTAAAATCTATATGAAGCATAAGCGCAGGGAGATGTCTCTGGAATATTTAATTCTCACGCTAAGGGTCGAAGAAGATCACAGGAAAGGCGACAAAGTTGATGCATATTCCATGGAAGCCAAGGCCAACTTCATTGAGGTAAGCAATCCAAGGCCAAAGCATTTCCAGAAAAAACAGGGGGAAGAAtgctaa